In a genomic window of Planctomycetaceae bacterium:
- a CDS encoding PQQ-binding-like beta-propeller repeat protein, whose protein sequence is MDWPTYQHDNRRSGKTHATLNAGSLAQAWTWQSPQPPQPAWSGPAKYDAYRIVKPLRSMRNYDPAFHMIVAGGSLFFGSSVDDSVHCLDAISGQEKWLFTTDAPVRIAPTFVDGKIYFGSDDGFAYCLAADDGSLVWKFRPSPDGRRFLNNGRLIGHWPVRTGVLVEDGTAYFAAGMLPWEDSYLCAVDAHSGKPQGRGRYVALHQGAPQSGRVEQTAGLTMEGAMLISADRLYIPQGRIPPLMFSRKDGRLLGSLTNGGGCFVLLTEDDQVLHGPGNNAGWITLSAGDSGQKLAAFDDGTAAVVHDGTVFVLTRSTLAAVDRASGAERWKQPCDYPYSLVLAGTTLFAGGADALAAFDADTGLQLWQSAVTGKVHGLALAAGMLYATTDAGAIYCFAPQGQAAANAWKPAPPAYVEGGPVEEITPPEAMPLAPYLQFTSRTAATVRWQTPDPVPTKFQYAHGQDQRAIEDPQPKVQHEVHLTDLRRDAIYDCTAWAGDQAVTFECDTYFNYEPCSVGVLPVQGQKQEHGRDAHATPEHGRDAHATPEHGRDAHATRQAAEGILKTAGVDRGICLMLGCGDGQLAYELARQSRLRVIAVDTDAAAVASARRMFQAAGVYGACVAVHHVRSYDAIPFVGSFANIIVASQPLSDPAAAEAMRLLCPGSGVLIRGGDTGCHGGRSPAAISPTVTTLPPIATAGVWTHQYGLADNTSYGGEALAGAGSTLDLAVQWVGEPGPRYQPDRNGRKPAPLAINGRLFGQGRRRIVALDSFNGTVLWSLEMPAFCRFNMPRDCGNWCADQSHLYAAVKGQCWKIDQRDGSVAKMFEVVSGSGDMAAGKRPPWHTGAAWDWGYVADGGANIIGSAVKAGSAFVAFVGHANWYDAKDGPATFKVCSENLFAMNKSTGGLAWKYAGGVVINSTICIADGRVYFVECRHPAVLASADRRVGMDELWQQQYLVALDAADGRLLWEQPLKTAPGVVVFYMAAAEGRLVINASDVRYNVYAFSAADGSALWQTSFEWMSDNHGGHMSHPAIVDGKVFVRPRVLDLATGALLEVRMPGGGCGTYIMTDRTAIFRSSHVTVWDFNNDQASFWYRLRPGCWISTVAACGMVLSPEAGGGCSCGSWLETSIAFAPSV, encoded by the coding sequence ATGGATTGGCCGACGTATCAGCACGACAACCGCCGCAGCGGCAAGACGCACGCGACCCTCAACGCCGGTTCGCTGGCTCAGGCCTGGACGTGGCAGTCGCCCCAGCCGCCCCAACCCGCCTGGAGCGGACCGGCCAAGTACGACGCCTACCGCATCGTAAAGCCCCTGCGCTCGATGCGAAATTACGATCCGGCTTTTCACATGATCGTGGCCGGCGGGTCGCTGTTTTTCGGATCGAGCGTGGACGATTCCGTCCACTGCCTCGACGCGATCAGCGGGCAGGAGAAATGGCTCTTCACCACCGATGCGCCGGTGCGCATCGCCCCGACGTTTGTTGACGGCAAGATCTACTTCGGCAGCGACGACGGTTTTGCATACTGCCTGGCGGCCGACGACGGCTCGCTGGTCTGGAAGTTCCGCCCCTCGCCGGATGGGCGGCGGTTCCTCAACAACGGGCGGCTGATCGGGCACTGGCCGGTGCGCACGGGTGTGCTGGTGGAAGACGGCACGGCGTATTTCGCCGCCGGCATGCTCCCGTGGGAAGACTCGTATCTCTGCGCCGTCGACGCCCACAGCGGCAAGCCCCAAGGACGCGGGCGATACGTCGCCCTGCACCAGGGGGCCCCGCAGAGCGGACGCGTCGAGCAAACCGCCGGGCTGACGATGGAAGGAGCCATGCTGATCTCGGCCGACCGGTTGTACATTCCCCAAGGCCGCATCCCGCCGCTGATGTTCTCGCGTAAAGACGGGCGGCTGCTGGGCTCGCTCACCAACGGCGGGGGATGCTTCGTGCTGCTGACCGAAGATGACCAGGTCCTGCACGGCCCGGGCAACAACGCCGGATGGATCACCCTCAGCGCCGGCGATTCGGGGCAGAAGCTGGCGGCCTTCGATGATGGAACCGCCGCCGTGGTGCATGACGGCACGGTCTTCGTGCTCACGCGCAGCACGCTGGCGGCCGTCGATCGCGCCAGCGGCGCCGAGCGATGGAAGCAACCGTGCGACTACCCGTATTCGCTCGTGCTGGCCGGGACCACGCTCTTTGCCGGCGGGGCCGACGCCCTGGCGGCCTTCGACGCCGACACCGGTCTGCAACTCTGGCAGTCGGCCGTGACGGGCAAAGTACACGGCCTGGCGCTGGCCGCGGGAATGCTCTACGCCACCACCGACGCCGGGGCGATCTACTGCTTCGCGCCTCAGGGGCAGGCCGCCGCCAATGCGTGGAAACCGGCACCCCCCGCGTACGTCGAGGGCGGCCCGGTCGAGGAAATCACCCCGCCCGAGGCCATGCCCCTGGCGCCGTACCTGCAATTCACCAGCCGCACCGCGGCCACAGTCCGCTGGCAAACCCCCGACCCGGTCCCGACGAAGTTTCAATATGCCCACGGCCAGGACCAGCGCGCGATCGAAGACCCTCAGCCGAAGGTCCAGCACGAGGTGCATCTGACGGATCTGCGCCGGGACGCCATCTACGACTGCACGGCCTGGGCCGGCGATCAGGCGGTGACTTTCGAGTGCGACACGTACTTCAACTATGAGCCCTGTAGCGTGGGCGTCTTGCCTGTGCAGGGACAAAAGCAAGAGCATGGGCGAGACGCCCATGCCACCCCGGAGCATGGGCGAGACGCCCATGCCACCCCGGAGCATGGGCGAGACGCCCATGCCACACGACAGGCCGCCGAAGGCATTCTCAAGACCGCCGGCGTCGACCGGGGCATCTGCCTGATGCTCGGCTGCGGCGACGGGCAATTGGCATACGAACTGGCACGCCAGAGCCGCCTGCGCGTGATCGCTGTCGATACCGACGCCGCGGCGGTTGCCTCTGCCCGCCGCATGTTCCAGGCCGCCGGCGTGTACGGCGCATGCGTGGCTGTCCATCACGTCCGGAGCTACGACGCCATCCCCTTCGTCGGCAGCTTCGCCAACATCATCGTCGCGTCGCAACCGCTGAGCGATCCTGCCGCCGCCGAGGCCATGCGCCTCCTGTGCCCCGGCAGCGGCGTGTTGATTCGCGGCGGCGACACAGGGTGCCATGGCGGCCGTTCCCCAGCCGCCATCTCCCCGACCGTCACCACGCTCCCGCCGATCGCCACCGCCGGCGTCTGGACTCACCAGTACGGTCTGGCCGACAACACCTCCTACGGCGGCGAGGCGCTGGCCGGCGCAGGGTCCACGCTCGACCTGGCCGTGCAGTGGGTCGGTGAACCGGGCCCGCGGTATCAGCCCGACCGCAACGGCCGCAAACCCGCCCCCCTGGCGATCAACGGCAGGCTGTTTGGCCAGGGGCGCCGGCGCATCGTGGCGCTGGACTCGTTCAACGGCACGGTGCTCTGGTCGCTCGAAATGCCCGCGTTCTGCCGCTTCAACATGCCCCGCGACTGCGGCAACTGGTGCGCCGACCAATCTCATCTCTACGCGGCCGTCAAAGGGCAGTGCTGGAAGATCGACCAGCGAGACGGCAGCGTGGCCAAGATGTTTGAGGTAGTTTCAGGGTCCGGGGACATGGCGGCGGGAAAACGACCGCCATGGCACACAGGCGCGGCGTGGGACTGGGGCTATGTCGCCGATGGCGGCGCCAATATCATCGGCAGCGCGGTCAAGGCCGGATCGGCGTTCGTGGCGTTTGTCGGCCATGCGAACTGGTATGACGCCAAGGACGGTCCGGCGACGTTCAAGGTCTGCAGTGAAAATCTCTTCGCGATGAACAAGAGCACCGGCGGCCTGGCGTGGAAGTACGCCGGCGGCGTGGTGATCAACTCGACGATCTGCATCGCCGACGGGCGGGTGTATTTCGTCGAGTGCCGACACCCGGCTGTGCTGGCCAGCGCCGATCGCCGCGTCGGCATGGACGAGCTGTGGCAGCAGCAGTATCTCGTGGCGCTTGACGCCGCCGATGGACGCCTGCTGTGGGAGCAGCCGCTCAAGACCGCCCCGGGCGTGGTGGTGTTCTACATGGCCGCGGCGGAGGGGCGGCTGGTCATTAACGCCTCCGACGTGCGGTACAACGTGTATGCGTTCAGCGCTGCCGACGGCTCGGCGCTGTGGCAGACGAGCTTCGAGTGGATGAGCGACAACCACGGCGGGCACATGTCGCATCCGGCGATCGTCGACGGCAAGGTGTTCGTGCGTCCGCGCGTGCTCGACCTGGCCACCGGAGCGCTGCTGGAGGTCCGCATGCCCGGCGGCGGATGCGGCACGTACATTATGACCGACCGCACGGCGATCTTCCGCTCCAGCCACGTGACGGTGTGGGACTTCAACAACGACCAGGCAAGCTTCTGGTACCGCCTGCGCCCCGGGTGCTGGATCAGCACCGTCGCCGCCTGCGGGATGGTGCTCTCGCCCGAGGCCGGCGGCGGATGCAGTTGCGGCTCGTGGCTGGAAACGTCGATCGCCTTCGCGCCCAGCGTCTAG